gaaatatttcattcacGGGACCACTTAATTCAATGGGTAAGAGGGATGGCTTTTGatttaggatttgttgtggTAATAGTAAGATCTGACATAGCTACTGGTGTACGGGGAAGAAAAACGTATGTCAAGcttggatgtgaaagagggggAAAATATAGGAAATACAAAGCTGATGCAGTGGCTAGTGTATACGGCACTCGTAAATGTGAATGTCCGTTTAGATTAAAGGGTAAACCATGTTCAGATGGGGCTGGATGGGTGTTGAAGGTGATGTGTGGACATCACAACCATGAGTTGGCTGAAACTTTAGTGGGTCACCCTTATGTTGGCAGGTTAAATACGAGTGAGAAGTCATTACTGGTTGATATGACAAAGAGTAAAGTTAcacctgcaaatattttattaacactcaaacaaaataatgatcgaAATGTGACAACGATTAAACAAATCTACAACGCAAGGCATGCGTATAAACGATCATTAAGAGGGTCCAGAACTgaactacaacaacttatgatgttgttggatcgGGATAAGTACATTCACTGGAGTAGGTGTGTTGATGATTCAAAGGTTGTTACTGACTTGTTTTGGACACATCCTAATGCGGTGAAattgttaaactcatttaatgttgtatttatgatggattccacatataaaacaaatagatatagaCTTCCGTTGCTTGAGATTGTGGGTATGACGTCTACAGGGTTAACCTTCTCAGCAGCATTTGCTTTCTTGTCTACTGAAAGGCAGAGTAATTTCACATGGGCTttggaaaagagaaaaggtttatttttaacatctgaGGGTGGTCCTAAAGTTATTGTGACTAACCGAGACTTGGCTTTGATGAATGCCATATCAAGTGTATTCCCTGAGTCATATCAGATGTTATGTCGGTTCcacatccttaaaaatgttaaagctaaatgcaaaatgttagttCATTCTACTGAGGTTTGGGAAGTGTTGATGGATGCATGGGAAAATGTGATGGATTGTGCTGATGAAAGCTTGTTTGCTGAGTATGTGAATGGTTTTGAATACGCAAGCAGATCATGGCctttgttctttgaatatgttAATCAGAATTGGATTATTCCATACAGCACATACTTTGTAAAGTTCTGGACGAACAAAGTAATGCATTTAGggaacacaaccacaaataggtatgttgtaatgttattttatttatttgttttgtagataaataattatttgtacttgttgaactttttttttttgtttcagggcTGAATCTGCTCATTGGAGCCTGAAGAAAGTTCTGGGCAATAGTATGGGTGATTTGTGTTATTGTTGGGATAGTATTCATAACGTCATTATCTtacaacacaacaagattaaggcgtcatttgaaagtagtttgttGCTCAGGAGTGACTATTTTAAAGGCTACATATATAGAGAACTTATTGGGCGTGTGTCTCGATATGCATTGGATCTCATTGCTaaggaattgaaaatagtgCAGCAGATAGGATTGGACTCCTCAAAGTGTGGATGCGTATTGAGACGTACATTTGGTGTCCCATGTGCATGTGAATTAGCACGATATGATCCTAGGATGATCCCTATAGGTGAATTTCATATCATGTGGCGAAGATTGCATTTctcaaatgttgaattaaatgaaactaaGCCTCAGTTATCCATTAAAGATGAGTTGAAACAAGTAGAAGAACGATTCAATGAGGTTGACATTGGCGGTAAAGTCACCATCAAGCAGAAGTTACTTGAGATTGTTTGTCCTACATTGACATCAATGGTCCCTCCATTACATAAAGTCAAGACAAAGGGTGCAcaaaaaagtaaagttaaaCGAAGTGAAAGGTCTACTACGCGGGATCCATCATATTTTGAGTATGTGGAAGCCTTTCATTCAACCATAGAATCTTCATCTGTGAGAAGTAAATTACAATCAAAGCCAAAAGCAATGAAGAAAAGGAGAGTTCCAATGATAGACCAGTTTCATTCTACTACTCACCCCTTCATTGTGgacgttgttgatgttgtggctGATGGTCACTGTGGGTATAGATGCATTGCTGCGTTGTTGGGACTcggagaagattcatggcccGTTGTGAGGAATGAGTTGTACAAAGAACTCAGTGCTTGGCGTGATGAATATGCAAGCCTAGTAGGAGGCTATGATAGACTAGAAGAACTGAGGTCCTCTTTGTTGGTGCAGTCACTGTCCGCGGTAAGTGTTTCCCGTTTTATGTAGTTTCTTTATTACATGGTTTTTTCtaacaacttttattcataacagGCTAACACGAGCAAGTGGATGACATTACCAGACATTGGTTATGCAATTGCTAACCGATATAACGTTATCTTAGTGTGTTTGTCATACTCTCAAAATTATACTATCTTTCCACTACGTTCCACACCACCTTCTGATATCACTCAACATCGCTTAATTTGTATAGGACATGTTCATGGATGTCATTTTGTGCAGGTAAGTGCATTttgttatgaatttattttaaaattacttatcactcaattatattttgttatttgtataATGTAGGTTAAGCTACAAGAAGGTTGTCCGTTGCCCACGGTGAATATCATGTCCTCAACCCACTGTTATCCTGAGGCACGAGCGTGGTCATCTATTTATACTAGTAGGATGCACGCATTTGAACAGTTGATGGACATAACAACATCTTATGTTGACTTAGGTGAttcatgatatttatattatgtatgaaGATATGTAGAAATAcactattatattttgttatttaagtaCTTATTGTCAGTATTCAtgacaattatatttttattattcgtgatatttatgtagtatttatttatatatgatcatatttatattacttgttgttaattaagttcttatttttatccacttaaacatataaatatttgatcatctatataaccaatataaaagaacatgtaactcaaaatgaaaacattgaaattataagaaattataaatgtctATTACAAATACAAAGATAATAGAAAGTCCTGTAATACATAAtcagaaaaaggaaatataaagtcCCATCAATTAGACGTCGACCGTCTACCACGCACATGCCTCTGCTCTCTCCTAGTGGTGGAATATTCGTCGATGCCTTCATTAGCAATCTGAAGCAGGTCCACTGACACCTGATGTGCAACAGTACCCTCGGTGACATGACGACACGATATCAAGGACTGTAACATTCTCGCCATTCGCCTAAATCTAGCctgcattataattatatcaaacaattaaataaacaaggtgatcaaaatttaataatataagcaatgaaaaataatataccaGGGCGCCAGATGGTGAAGGTGGAGACGATCTACGATGGGGTCGTGCCTCCCGTGGAACATCGGGGCGTTGTCTAGGTGCAAGAGCCGGTCGCGCGTCATCTGCAGCAACAATAATATAAGGATGCGAAACCCTCCTGAACCACTGAATGTACCCATCAACACAGTCAGAAGGGGATGCTGCATGTCTGACATTACTCACAACGTGAGCTCTGAAGTGCAACCACATATGATCAATggccactacatctgcatctggaACCGTAGTCGGTGATCGTGGAATGTCTTGCTGAAACCCAAATTGCCTCAGCACACGCTCAGGCAAATGACGACAAAGGGTGTCACCAATCCGAATCCATCCAGAATACATACAGATGCCGAAGAATGGTCGAATGCCCCGATGCCCCTCATACGGATGCCATACAACTCCACTGTATGTCAGCGCATCCAACTGTGATCGAATCTCTGTGAGAGTGGAACTCTGCCTAGGGCTCTGCCACCTCATGGCACGTGGTGTGGTGTCATCGTAAGAAGCTACCAACCGCCTCCTCCCCATACTAGGGAAATGTTCGTATATCCaactctaaaaaataattattcaattaaatttcatccatcttcgaacatggaaataaatacatgaaataaatgTCAAAGTTATAACTGTACCTGAAATAGAGTCAAATATCCAGCCATCTGCTTCGTGGAGGCGAGACTCGCATCCCCGAGCTGGTCGTACAAATAGGCGAGTGCAGCAACACCCCAGGCATATCTGCCACACGCGTGTACGTCTCTAAATAACAATAAGTAAGACACGCGTATAGAACTGGCACTCTTATTTGCAAAAATTGTGCATCCTACTAGATGCAACAAATATGCTCTAGCAGCATAGTCCCAATGCTGCGACTCACACCTCTgaacatatatctctctaagccaGCTGAGTCTGACTTTCGGACCACGTGCGTCCTCCATCTCAGAACCTGCTGTGCCACCATCAACGCCGAGTAGTTGCACAAGGGCTGTACGAGCCTCCTCAAACTCCAACTCCTCCAAATCACACATTTGCCCCATCACGGACAGGTGAAGTAATGTCGAGACGTCATCAAGAGTAATCGACATCTCCCCTATAGGGAGATGGAAACTACTGGTCTCAAAATGGCACCTCTCTATGAATCCGAGGAGTAACCCCTTATCAACGTAATCATAACAAATCCCTGTAAGAGGCATCAAACTGGAATTCAACACAATGTCTTGAATTCCCTCGTGGCATGGTcctaacttatttactttttttccgTGGGAGATCAACTTCAGTGTGTCCCCTCAATCCTacacatcaatatttaataaattttctattaaaaaaataataaaataaattttatttttgcactcACCCGGCCTTGGGAAATAGCATAAGCTacatgctgaacatagtgcGTCAGCAATGAATGATCGTGTGGACCTCCAGGAAATCCAGCGACATCCTCTTGTATGTCATGAACATCTGCATGCTCCTCCTCATCGTCATCATCGTTAGGGGCCTGAAATGCATTCTCCTCTCCATGAGTCTCATACGCCTCATATGTTTGTTCCTCAACGACTCGCTCCTCAGCTATGGGGTCATGCTGGATAGGAGTTGCCCGACTTCTACGAGCAGAAACGGTAGGTCTTCTTCGAGCTTCGCCCTGCGACGAACTCTCTCCTCGAGAACTCTCACCTCGAGAATTAAAAGATGCACCACGTGTTCTTGCCATTTCTaacaataatttgtttatttaatttcaaaaattaaaataaattattgtttcaaatatcattaataaactataaaaaatgcaattcaaaataaattaaactaataataattaatttattaacttacaacaaaaattaaataaaagaaacaattagctaattaattaaaataatatatttaaatacattttcatttaattattattaaattaattattattacaaatacaaatttactataaataaaataaatacaaatacaaatttactaatattaaataaattaaattgataatatttattttaagaaataaaaataatttaaatatataaaagttttcgtatctaattcttaatcaatttatttacaaactacaaataaaaaattttataaaatattcaaataataatctaagtcaaaagaaaatttaaaaacatttaacaataaatatatcaaatatataaatatatatttcagttataataatttaaaaacaattaaaaaataaaaaaaatgcagcaCAGCCgaaacggatgtgggatatccgattagccttcaacggatatcccacatccgtcGACGGAAGTCGGACATCCGTCGAAGGCAAACGGATGTCCCACATCCGTTTTAGCCTTTCGTGCACAGTAAAATCGTCGACAGAGCACGGGGTGAAAGAACCAACCTGGAACGCAGATCTGCTCTTCCACGCTGTTCCTCCGCACACGCTATTCCTCCGCACCAGTCTTGCTCCACACCAAACGATCTTCTACAAAAAcgaaaaacaaagaagaaagaagaaatggagaaaaatggagaagTTGGAGAGGTTACGAAAGTGAGGAAGAGGTTACGGAAGTGAGAAGGGAGAGATGGAAATGAAAGGTTGGTAGGTGTAGGGCAgtaaatgaaaagtaaaaagatttTACTTTAGGACATAAttggaattatataaaattgggtTAGGACATAAttggaattatataaaattggggaggtggaagGAGAAGCACGTGGAAGTGGAGGGAGCAACGCCCATATCACTATTACTAACATAAACACGTGAAATTTCATACATGTTTATCCGCATTTCtgttaaaatgatatatttcaaaaaatatataaaaaataaatatagttattttttttaaagtgagAGATTAGATTACGAGTTTAGTGTGTACTTTATCacataataaaactattttaattttaataaaaggtGAAATTGTCTTATccaaaaatatgtcaaaaacaattacaaaaagttatatccttttaaattaaattatgtattatatatatatatatatatatatatatatatatattaagttataTAGTATTAGCTTGCCTTCTTTATtggttatttatatttttttttgcgATGATAAGTTTTACGGTGTGAGCAAACAAATCTACagatataataatagtaatggtAGACTTTCAAGGGAAAAAGGAGAGACCAAATATAGGAGTGTTGGGTCTGATGTTTAATAGTGATTTCATAATGTGTAGTTTGGTATATTTATGTCAAcactaaattttataaagaacttctttttattttcttaattataaagaTTGTTGGATGTAGACTATAGATGcacatttgaaatttatttatgcATATCTTTTGAATACATATCATTAAAGTTGTGTTCAAATATCATTTGTGTATGactgttaaaaataaaaatttctcaACTTTTGagatattacattaattatcaCCATAGATTTTAAAACCAGCTTTTAACAATATGAAGAAATtaagaaagttgttgatgatTCTTCCTTAACCTCCTTCCTTCTTTAAAGAAACCATTTCACTCATCATTCACCCTTTTATTTAGAATTCACACATGCTTATCAATTGCTATGGCATGGAAGTTAATAGATTAATTTTGTAGTGTTGTATAGTTTTGATGTGTGACTTTGGGTAATAAGTAAAATTTGCCTAGAAGGTACCAAATAAAGGATgtaagatagaaagaaaaaaatgaaaataaagagtttgatatataatataaataagtagaaatatttttaaaaaatacaatccgcaaatctatttattttatggCACATGCATAATTATGGAAGATTTAAGAAACTTATATAGATTATCTTTGTTATTATTCCAATGGTACATAATTATGTTTGATGTGTTTGGAAATTTGTGTAAAAAATCCATACTTAACCATTTGGTAGATTTTGTGgcatttgaaattattttaatgttaatccttgaatgtgatttttttttttgtgggttTAGCTTTCTCCTCTATTTTGGTTGTGTTTTGAGATGAAAGATAAATGTTTACACTTGTACAGAAATATACaatttcaaatttctcatttttcaaGAAGATAACTATTGTGCTGAAAATTTTAATGCTTTGACTTTAGTAAATAGAGGTTATATGTATTCTAATTTCATGAGagcttagattttttttataataagttttatcttttcatatttGGAATTGTATAATTGTTGGAAAAGTTATATTATAGGTTTGGTTTGGTTCTTAATGCTTATATTATTTgcttcttttatttcatttcaataaatttttatatgatgagaaattatatatatattttggaggATTGCACTTTTGATAATAAagatctatttattttattttaaagtactTTCTAAAAAGTATATAActacaaacaattttttttctcttgatactttttttaattttatattaataaaattaaataaatattgatgttttctaattttaacttaaacaaaacttaaaaatatatttccatTCCATTTcccttttaaattttaatgtttaaagaaTGGAAAATCTTATTCAGTAATAatcatttgataaaataatcaatctgtaatttatttcacaaaaattaaattaagtgatTGTTATATTTGATGTCCCtagtaataattaaatgaataatttatat
The Vigna angularis cultivar LongXiaoDou No.4 chromosome 5, ASM1680809v1, whole genome shotgun sequence genome window above contains:
- the LOC108320250 gene encoding uncharacterized protein LOC108320250, which gives rise to MAFDLGFVVVIVRSDIATGVRGRKTYVKLGCERGGKYRKYKADAVASVYGTRKCECPFRLKGKPCSDGAGWVLKVMCGHHNHELAETLVGHPYVGRLNTSEKSLLVDMTKSKVTPANILLTLKQNNDRNVTTIKQIYNARHAYKRSLRGSRTELQQLMMLLDRDKYIHWSRYRLPLLEIVGMTSTGLTFSAAFAFLSTERQSNFTWALEKRKGLFLTSEGGPKVIVTNRDLALMNAISSVFPESYQMLCRFHILKNVKAKCKMLVHSTEVWEVLMDAWENVMDCADESLFAEYVNGFEYASRSWPLFFEYVNQNWIIPYSTYFVKFWTNKVMHLGNTTTNRAESAHWSLKKVLGNSMGDLCYCWDSIHNVIILQHNKIKASFESSLLLRSDYFKGYIYRELIGRVSRYALDLIAKELKIVQQIGLDSSKCGCVLRRTFGVPCACELARYDPRMIPIGEFHIMWRRLHFSNVELNETKPQLSIKDELKQVEERFNEVDIGGKVTIKQKLLEIVCPTLTSMVPPLHKVKTKGAQKSKVKRSERSTTRDPSYFEYVEAFHSTIESSSVRSKLQSKPKAMKKRRVPMIDQFHSTTHPFIVDVVDVVADGHCGYRCIAALLGLGEDSWPVVRNELYKELSAWRDEYASLVGGYDRLEELRSSLLVQSLSAANTSKWMTLPDIGYAIANRYNVILVCLSYSQNYTIFPLRSTPPSDITQHRLICIGHVHGCHFVQVKLQEGCPLPTVNIMSSTHCYPEARAWSSIYTSRMHAFEQLMDITTSYVDLGDS
- the LOC128196653 gene encoding protein MAINTENANCE OF MERISTEMS-like, whose translation is MGQMCDLEELEFEEARTALVQLLGVDGGTAGSEMEDARGPKVRLSWLREIYVQRCESQHWDYAARAYLLHLVGCTIFANKSASSIRVSYLLLFRDVHACGRYAWGVAALAYLYDQLGDASLASTKQMAGYLTLFQSWIYEHFPSMGRRRLVASYDDTTPRAMRWQSPRQSSTLTEIRSQLDALTYSGVVWHPYEGHRGIRPFFGICMYSGWIRIGDTLCRHLPERVLRQFGFQQDIPRSPTTVPDADVVAIDHMWLHFRAHVVSNVRHAASPSDCVDGYIQWFRRVSHPYIIVAADDARPALAPRQRPDVPREARPHRRSSPPSPSGALARFRRMARMLQSLISCRHVTEGTVAHQVSVDLLQIANEGIDEYSTTRREQRHVRGRRSTSN